From Paraburkholderia sabiae, a single genomic window includes:
- a CDS encoding sigma-54 interaction domain-containing protein yields MMNDWSGLPATYSDVLRRAMDSLFRTFENFSEGTFIVDADARVVWINKRYAARFGFSDPQQAIGRDCEAVIPNSLMREVVMTGKPILLDVLETDREPLVVTRLPLKDDAGKTVGAVGFALFDEMKALTPLFSHYSRVQQELIATRQSLAQARRAKYTFASFVGTSAASLEVKRQARRASQVDSPVLLLGETGTGKELLAHAIHGASARSTKPLVTVNVAAIPDTLLEVEFFGAAAGAYTGADRKGRVGKFELADGGTLFLDEIGDMPLPLQGKLLRVLQDREFEPLGSNRIVRADVRIIAATSADLPALVAEGRFRPDLFYRLNVLTIHAPPLRERQTDIEALAYTILEDLSTQVRGGHFELQDDALRLLCSYGWPGNVRELHNTLERAVMLSDSERIDARALAPFIGPVRGQAAFDAPAAVQHAAAKASTDAQPQQWADAMAAFEKRFIDDALRACDGRVTEAAARIGMGRATLYKKIAAYGIDV; encoded by the coding sequence ATGATGAACGACTGGTCGGGCCTGCCCGCGACCTACAGCGATGTCCTGCGCCGAGCGATGGACTCGCTTTTCCGCACATTCGAAAACTTCAGCGAAGGCACGTTTATCGTCGATGCCGACGCGCGTGTCGTGTGGATCAACAAGCGCTACGCGGCCCGCTTCGGTTTTTCCGATCCGCAGCAGGCAATCGGCCGCGACTGCGAAGCGGTGATCCCGAACAGCCTGATGCGCGAAGTCGTGATGACGGGCAAGCCGATCCTGCTCGATGTACTCGAAACCGACCGCGAGCCGCTCGTCGTCACGCGTCTGCCGCTGAAGGACGACGCAGGCAAGACGGTCGGCGCTGTCGGCTTCGCGCTGTTCGACGAGATGAAGGCGCTCACGCCGCTTTTCTCGCACTACTCGCGTGTGCAGCAGGAACTGATCGCGACGCGTCAGTCGCTCGCGCAGGCGCGCCGCGCGAAGTACACGTTCGCGAGCTTCGTCGGCACGAGCGCCGCGAGCCTCGAAGTGAAGCGCCAGGCGCGGCGCGCGTCGCAAGTCGATTCGCCCGTGCTGCTGCTCGGCGAAACGGGCACCGGCAAGGAACTGCTCGCGCACGCGATCCACGGCGCGTCGGCGCGCTCGACCAAACCGCTCGTTACCGTCAACGTCGCCGCGATCCCCGATACGCTGCTCGAAGTCGAATTCTTCGGCGCGGCGGCGGGCGCCTATACGGGCGCGGACCGTAAAGGACGCGTCGGCAAATTCGAACTCGCCGACGGCGGCACGCTCTTTCTCGACGAAATCGGCGATATGCCGTTGCCGCTGCAAGGCAAGCTGTTGCGCGTGCTGCAGGACCGCGAGTTCGAGCCGCTCGGCTCGAACCGCATCGTGCGCGCAGACGTGCGGATCATCGCGGCGACTTCGGCAGATTTGCCCGCACTCGTCGCCGAAGGGCGCTTCCGTCCCGACCTGTTCTATCGTCTGAACGTGCTGACGATTCACGCGCCGCCGCTGCGCGAACGGCAAACGGATATCGAGGCGCTCGCTTATACGATCCTCGAAGATCTGTCGACGCAGGTGCGCGGCGGTCACTTCGAATTGCAGGACGACGCGCTGCGGCTGTTGTGCTCGTACGGCTGGCCCGGCAACGTGCGTGAACTGCACAACACGCTGGAGCGCGCGGTGATGCTGTCGGACAGTGAGCGCATCGATGCGCGCGCGCTGGCGCCGTTCATCGGACCCGTGCGCGGCCAGGCCGCATTCGACGCGCCCGCAGCCGTGCAACATGCAGCGGCCAAAGCATCGACGGATGCGCAGCCGCAACAGTGGGCGGACGCGATGGCCGCGTTCGAAAAGCGCTTCATCGACGATGCTTTGCGTGCGTGCGATGGACGCGTGACAGAAGCGGCGGCGCGCATCGGCATGGGGCGCGCGACGCTCTACAAGAAGATCGCTGCGTACGGCATCGACGTGTGA
- a CDS encoding BON domain-containing protein, with protein sequence MRSWINAIVLFIASAACVSLHAQEASSAAGPNERRNWYSDPFFTLSHTLADCPVPLGPMMTRAQMEDDAHYRAERGTTCWLAHKCTKPNSYMYDADIAKAIRARFTDPHAFDGSSVWITVQRRFVYAEGCANASFDRHALQQQLEAIPDVEQVFVRIGASTHGAMPYKTLAEPDRQPQ encoded by the coding sequence ATGAGAAGCTGGATCAATGCGATCGTGCTGTTCATCGCAAGCGCGGCCTGCGTGTCGCTGCATGCGCAGGAAGCGTCGTCGGCGGCGGGGCCGAACGAGCGCCGCAACTGGTACAGCGATCCGTTCTTCACGCTCTCGCACACGCTCGCCGATTGCCCCGTGCCGCTCGGTCCGATGATGACCCGCGCGCAGATGGAAGACGACGCGCACTATCGCGCCGAGCGCGGCACGACCTGCTGGCTCGCGCACAAATGCACGAAGCCGAACTCGTATATGTACGACGCGGACATCGCCAAAGCGATTCGCGCGCGCTTCACGGACCCGCATGCATTCGACGGCTCGAGCGTGTGGATCACGGTGCAGCGCCGCTTCGTCTACGCGGAAGGCTGCGCGAATGCGTCGTTCGACAGACACGCGTTGCAGCAGCAACTCGAAGCGATTCCCGACGTCGAGCAGGTGTTCGTGCGCATCGGTGCGAGCACGCATGGAGCGATGCCCTACAAGACGCTTGCGGAACCCGACCGCCAGCCGCAATAG
- a CDS encoding serine hydrolase domain-containing protein, protein MHRAGFSAARLTRLTDAMQGYIDRGEVAGVVTLAWRNGEIGLFDARGWRDEGERLPMQRDTLFRIASMTKPVTSAAIMMLAEEDRLALDAPVAQWLPELSAPRVLRDPTGSLDNTEPARAPITVLDLLTHRAGFAYHFTSTGPLAGAYASVFNGFESGDKPDAWLARIATLPLMFHPGSRWHYGIATDVLGMLIHRISGLSLGDFFRTRIFEPLGMRDTAFVVPDAQLARLATAYSIDPHTRRRVVEDRPPASRWANPKRFHSGGGGLVSTAEDYLQFARLLLGRGRVDDVRLLSHRSVDLMRSNFLARDQRRMPSIGHVQWSGQGFGLGLSIVDDPAQQLPLGYRSAGSFGWPGAYGTSWFADPVENLIGQMLIQRRSVEPFDMVVDFERRLYDAIDD, encoded by the coding sequence ATGCATAGAGCAGGGTTCTCGGCCGCGCGCCTCACACGACTGACGGATGCGATGCAAGGCTACATCGATCGCGGCGAAGTGGCCGGCGTCGTCACGCTTGCATGGCGCAACGGCGAGATCGGGTTGTTCGACGCGCGCGGCTGGCGCGATGAAGGCGAGCGTCTGCCGATGCAGCGCGACACGCTGTTCCGGATTGCGTCGATGACCAAGCCGGTGACGAGCGCCGCGATCATGATGCTCGCCGAAGAAGACCGCCTCGCACTCGATGCGCCCGTCGCGCAATGGCTGCCGGAGCTTTCCGCGCCGCGCGTGCTGCGCGATCCGACCGGTTCGCTCGACAACACCGAGCCGGCGCGCGCGCCCATCACCGTGCTCGATCTGCTCACGCATCGTGCGGGTTTCGCGTATCACTTCACATCGACGGGGCCGCTTGCGGGCGCGTATGCATCGGTGTTCAACGGCTTCGAATCGGGCGACAAGCCTGACGCATGGCTTGCACGCATCGCGACGCTGCCGCTGATGTTCCATCCCGGCTCGCGCTGGCACTACGGCATCGCGACGGATGTGCTCGGCATGCTGATCCATCGGATCAGCGGCCTCTCGCTCGGCGACTTTTTCCGCACGCGCATTTTCGAGCCGCTCGGCATGCGCGACACGGCGTTCGTCGTGCCCGACGCGCAGCTTGCGCGCCTCGCGACCGCCTATTCGATCGATCCTCACACGCGCCGGCGCGTGGTCGAAGACCGTCCGCCCGCGAGCCGCTGGGCGAATCCGAAGCGCTTTCATAGCGGTGGCGGCGGGCTCGTATCGACGGCGGAAGACTATCTGCAGTTCGCGCGGCTGCTGCTCGGGCGCGGCCGCGTCGACGACGTGCGTCTACTGTCGCACCGTTCCGTCGATCTGATGCGCAGCAACTTTCTCGCGCGCGACCAGCGGCGCATGCCATCCATCGGACACGTGCAGTGGTCGGGGCAGGGCTTCGGCCTCGGGCTTTCCATCGTCGACGATCCCGCGCAGCAATTGCCGCTCGGTTACCGGTCGGCGGGATCGTTCGGATGGCCAGGCGCCTACGGCACCAGCTGGTTCGCCGATCCCGTCGAAAACCTGATCGGACAGATGCTGATCCAGCGGCGATCCGTCGAACCGTTCGACATGGTCGTCGATTTCGAGCGCCGTCTTTACGACGCGATCGACGATTGA
- a CDS encoding H-NS histone family protein — protein sequence MATYRQLTAQLEKLQKEMEQAREQEVTQAIADIKQKIADYGITAEELGFSTKTRAPRKPALPPKYRNPKTGETWSGRGRAPGWLAGKNREKFLIEE from the coding sequence ATGGCCACATACAGACAGCTGACCGCCCAGCTCGAAAAGCTTCAGAAAGAGATGGAACAGGCACGAGAACAGGAAGTGACCCAGGCGATCGCTGACATCAAACAGAAGATCGCTGACTACGGCATCACTGCCGAAGAACTCGGGTTCTCGACCAAAACGCGCGCGCCGCGCAAGCCCGCGTTGCCGCCGAAATACCGCAACCCGAAGACGGGCGAAACCTGGAGCGGACGTGGCCGCGCGCCGGGCTGGCTTGCGGGTAAGAATCGCGAGAAGTTTCTGATCGAAGAGTGA
- the fae gene encoding formaldehyde-activating enzyme, whose product MSATEKNLFIGEGFEGPGVNLAHINVLVGPRNGPAGQAFATALATPSAGHAPFVVIARPGVPTKPLTLYVNKAQIDGDFHGNATWGASQAGIAKAVAESLENGTLPPEAENDWVVVSANWVNPKTDDLDAVFENNYRACKNAILAAMKGLPHKEEVFAAAREVSNPFYTPKR is encoded by the coding sequence ATGAGCGCAACTGAAAAGAACCTGTTTATCGGCGAAGGCTTCGAAGGCCCCGGCGTCAACCTCGCGCACATCAACGTGCTGGTCGGCCCGCGCAACGGCCCCGCTGGCCAGGCATTCGCAACCGCATTGGCGACGCCGTCCGCCGGCCACGCGCCGTTCGTCGTGATCGCGCGTCCGGGCGTGCCGACCAAGCCGCTGACGCTGTACGTGAACAAGGCGCAGATCGACGGCGACTTCCACGGCAACGCGACGTGGGGCGCATCGCAGGCAGGCATCGCGAAGGCGGTCGCCGAGTCGCTCGAAAACGGCACGCTGCCGCCCGAAGCGGAAAACGACTGGGTCGTCGTGTCGGCGAACTGGGTCAACCCGAAGACCGACGATCTCGACGCCGTCTTCGAGAACAACTACCGCGCGTGCAAGAACGCGATTCTCGCAGCGATGAAGGGCTTGCCGCACAAGGAAGAAGTGTTCGCCGCCGCGCGTGAAGTGTCGAACCCGTTCTATACGCCGAAGCGCTAA
- a CDS encoding aldo/keto reductase yields MEYVRLGQSGLKVSRLCLGTMNMGTPQWKPWIFDEAQSEPIVRHALEAGVNFIDLADFYSTGVGEEVVGRILKRLARREEIVVTTKVGYDMGTYQNAGGHSRKHIMDGIDGSLKRLDMDYVDIFMLHFFDVNTPVEETMGAMNDIVRAGKARYIGVSTMYTWQFAKIMQVCERNGWHKPINMQLQLNLAYREEEREMIPYCQDQGVGVSVFSPLARGLLTSDAQSTRNQTDFFTAQMYGDVASREIAASVARVAAKRGVSAAQIAQAWVLQREGIASMLVGADSPAQFDSALAALNTKFDADELHELERNYTPCDLINDYTAGKRIAREARLAQGVFADAANMDKAA; encoded by the coding sequence ATGGAATACGTTCGCCTCGGCCAGTCGGGCCTGAAGGTTTCGCGTCTGTGCCTCGGCACGATGAACATGGGCACGCCGCAATGGAAGCCGTGGATTTTCGATGAAGCGCAAAGCGAGCCGATCGTGCGTCACGCGCTCGAAGCCGGCGTCAACTTCATCGACCTCGCCGACTTCTACTCGACGGGCGTCGGCGAAGAAGTGGTCGGCCGCATTTTGAAGCGCCTCGCGCGCCGCGAAGAAATCGTCGTGACGACCAAGGTCGGCTACGACATGGGCACGTACCAGAACGCGGGCGGCCATTCGCGCAAGCACATCATGGACGGCATCGACGGCTCGCTGAAGCGTCTGGATATGGACTACGTCGATATCTTCATGCTGCATTTCTTCGACGTGAACACGCCCGTCGAGGAAACGATGGGCGCGATGAACGACATCGTGCGCGCGGGCAAGGCGCGCTACATCGGCGTATCGACGATGTACACGTGGCAGTTCGCGAAGATCATGCAGGTCTGCGAGCGCAATGGCTGGCACAAGCCGATCAACATGCAGCTGCAGCTGAACCTCGCGTATCGCGAGGAAGAACGCGAAATGATTCCGTATTGCCAGGATCAGGGCGTCGGCGTGTCGGTGTTCAGCCCGCTCGCACGCGGCCTGCTGACGAGCGACGCGCAATCCACTCGCAACCAGACCGACTTCTTCACCGCACAGATGTATGGCGATGTGGCTTCGCGCGAAATCGCGGCATCGGTGGCGCGTGTGGCGGCGAAGCGCGGCGTGTCGGCGGCGCAGATCGCGCAGGCGTGGGTGCTGCAGCGCGAAGGCATCGCAAGCATGCTGGTCGGCGCGGATTCGCCGGCGCAATTCGACAGCGCGCTGGCCGCACTGAACACGAAGTTCGACGCAGACGAACTGCACGAGCTGGAGCGCAACTACACGCCGTGCGATCTGATCAACGACTACACGGCAGGCAAGCGCATCGCGCGCGAAGCACGCCTGGCGCAAGGCGTGTTCGCCGATGCCGCCAACATGGATAAAGCAGCATGA
- a CDS encoding NAD-dependent succinate-semialdehyde dehydrogenase has translation MSEFLRTGHYINGEWYESANTYAVRNPATGDVIANVAKGGAQETQQAIDAAERAFPAWRALTAKERGARVKRWGELMLEHRDALAELLTREQGKPLAEAKGEVGYAASFFEWFAEEAKRSYGDVIPSPKPDSKIIVTREPVGVVAAITPWNFPLAMITRKAGPALAAGCTMVLKPSEETPLSAFALAVLAERAGIPAGVFNIVSGDAVAIGGVLTESPVVRKLSFTGSTRVGKLLAKQSADTLKKLSLELGGNAPFIVFDDADVDAAVQGAMASKFRNTGQTCVCVNRFYVQDGIYDAFTKALTEAVRKMRVGDALKGEVEQGPLINEAALMKVEAHVADALQHGARALTGGKRHSLGGTFYEPTVLVDASQPMLIAEEETFGPVAACFRFKTEDEAIKAANDTPFGLSAYFYTRDLGRAWRVAEALESGMVGINEGIISTEVAPFGGVKQSGLGREGSKYGMDEYVELKYMMMGGLGR, from the coding sequence ATGAGCGAATTTCTCCGCACAGGCCACTACATCAACGGCGAGTGGTACGAAAGCGCGAACACGTATGCGGTTCGCAATCCGGCGACGGGCGACGTGATCGCGAACGTCGCGAAGGGCGGCGCGCAGGAAACGCAGCAGGCCATCGACGCCGCCGAGCGCGCATTCCCCGCCTGGCGCGCGCTGACCGCGAAAGAGCGCGGCGCACGCGTGAAGCGCTGGGGCGAGCTGATGCTCGAACATCGCGATGCACTCGCCGAACTGCTGACGCGCGAGCAGGGCAAGCCGCTCGCCGAAGCAAAAGGCGAAGTCGGCTACGCGGCCAGCTTCTTCGAGTGGTTCGCCGAAGAAGCGAAGCGCAGCTACGGCGACGTGATTCCGAGCCCGAAGCCCGATTCGAAGATCATCGTCACGCGTGAACCCGTCGGCGTGGTCGCGGCGATCACGCCGTGGAATTTTCCGCTCGCGATGATCACGCGCAAGGCCGGTCCCGCGCTCGCGGCCGGTTGCACGATGGTGCTGAAGCCTTCGGAAGAAACGCCGCTGTCCGCGTTCGCGCTGGCCGTGCTCGCCGAACGCGCGGGCATTCCGGCGGGCGTGTTCAACATCGTGTCGGGCGATGCCGTGGCGATTGGCGGTGTGCTGACGGAATCGCCCGTCGTGCGCAAGCTGTCGTTCACGGGCTCGACGCGCGTCGGCAAGCTGCTCGCGAAGCAGTCGGCGGATACGCTGAAGAAGCTGTCGCTGGAACTGGGCGGCAATGCGCCGTTCATCGTGTTCGACGACGCCGATGTCGACGCCGCCGTGCAGGGCGCGATGGCGTCGAAGTTCCGCAACACGGGGCAGACCTGCGTGTGCGTGAACCGCTTCTACGTACAGGACGGCATCTACGATGCGTTCACGAAGGCGCTGACGGAAGCCGTCAGGAAGATGCGCGTCGGCGATGCGCTGAAGGGCGAAGTCGAGCAAGGTCCGCTGATCAACGAAGCAGCGTTGATGAAAGTCGAAGCGCACGTCGCGGATGCATTGCAACATGGCGCCCGCGCGCTGACGGGCGGCAAGCGTCATTCGCTCGGCGGCACGTTCTACGAACCGACCGTGCTCGTCGATGCATCGCAACCGATGCTGATCGCCGAAGAAGAAACCTTCGGCCCCGTCGCAGCCTGCTTCCGCTTCAAGACGGAAGACGAAGCGATCAAGGCCGCGAACGATACGCCGTTCGGTCTGTCCGCGTACTTCTACACGCGCGACCTCGGCCGCGCGTGGCGTGTCGCGGAAGCGCTCGAAAGCGGCATGGTCGGCATCAACGAAGGCATCATCTCGACGGAAGTGGCGCCGTTCGGCGGCGTCAAGCAGTCGGGCCTCGGCCGCGAAGGCTCGAAGTACGGCATGGATGAGTACGTCGAGCTGAAGTACATGATGATGGGCGGCCTCGGCCGCTGA
- a CDS encoding MFS transporter: MSDQDLLARPSGLASPSPRVAAPAHAPRADANTISLDDVPLNGFHIKIAGLTFGAHFTEGYALGTIGYALATLNRQMPLDAFWQGMIGSSALMGIFVGSLIFGWLSDRMGRQRIFLLSFLIITLAAFAQFYVSSPAMLCALRVLIGFGMGGDFAVGHAILAEFSPRKHRGTLLGSFSVIWTIGYVVANVLGLYYADASPDAWRWLLASAGVPALAVLFLRIGTPESPRWLHGKGRIEEAKAVVLKYFGPNVTLDGAHDDHAHSGHGGFARLFQRDLIRRTVFNCAFFVCLVIPYFAIYTFLPSILKAIHLDNGSGADFLLNGFLVVGALLGIWLTIALSRRAFLIGSFAVTCVSLFALAVLPESAALWMIVAFAVFTLTMSAFSNLVGVFPPECFPTEVRACGVGLAIACSRLGSAVGTFLLPLGIAQLGFHSTMLALSAVLLVGMIVSIAWAPETKHLTLNQASGA, translated from the coding sequence TTGAGCGATCAAGACCTGCTCGCGCGGCCGTCCGGTCTCGCGTCCCCATCCCCGCGCGTCGCCGCGCCGGCTCACGCGCCACGCGCCGACGCCAACACCATCTCGCTCGACGACGTTCCGCTCAACGGCTTTCACATCAAGATCGCCGGGCTGACGTTCGGCGCGCATTTCACGGAAGGCTACGCGCTCGGCACGATCGGCTATGCGCTTGCGACTTTGAACAGGCAGATGCCGCTCGATGCGTTCTGGCAAGGCATGATCGGCAGCTCGGCGCTGATGGGCATTTTCGTCGGCAGCCTGATCTTCGGCTGGCTGTCGGACCGCATGGGCCGCCAGCGCATTTTCCTGTTGAGCTTTCTGATCATCACGCTCGCGGCGTTCGCGCAGTTCTATGTGTCGTCGCCGGCGATGCTGTGCGCGCTGCGTGTGCTGATCGGCTTCGGCATGGGCGGCGATTTCGCCGTCGGTCACGCGATTCTCGCGGAGTTCTCGCCGCGCAAGCATCGCGGCACGCTGCTCGGCTCGTTCAGCGTGATCTGGACGATCGGCTACGTGGTCGCGAACGTGCTCGGTCTGTACTACGCCGATGCATCGCCCGATGCGTGGCGCTGGCTGCTCGCGTCGGCGGGCGTGCCGGCTCTGGCCGTGCTGTTCCTGCGCATCGGCACGCCGGAATCGCCGCGCTGGCTGCACGGCAAGGGACGCATCGAAGAAGCGAAAGCCGTCGTGCTGAAATACTTCGGCCCGAACGTGACGCTCGACGGCGCGCACGACGATCATGCGCACAGCGGCCACGGCGGTTTTGCGCGGCTGTTCCAGCGCGATCTGATCCGCCGCACGGTTTTCAACTGCGCGTTCTTCGTGTGCCTCGTGATTCCGTACTTCGCGATCTACACGTTCCTGCCGTCGATCCTCAAAGCGATTCATCTCGACAACGGCTCGGGCGCGGACTTCCTGTTGAACGGCTTTCTCGTGGTCGGCGCGCTGCTCGGCATCTGGCTAACGATCGCGCTGTCGCGTCGCGCGTTCCTGATCGGCTCGTTCGCGGTGACGTGCGTGTCGCTGTTCGCGCTCGCCGTGCTGCCGGAATCGGCGGCGTTGTGGATGATCGTCGCGTTCGCGGTCTTCACGCTGACGATGTCGGCGTTCTCGAACCTGGTTGGCGTGTTCCCGCCCGAATGCTTCCCGACGGAAGTGCGCGCGTGCGGCGTCGGCCTCGCGATCGCGTGCAGCCGTTTAGGTTCGGCTGTCGGTACGTTTTTGCTGCCGCTCGGCATCGCGCAACTCGGCTTTCATTCGACGATGCTCGCGCTCTCTGCCGTGCTGCTGGTCGGCATGATCGTGTCGATTGCGTGGGCGCCTGAAACGAAGCATCTGACGTTGAATCAGGCGAGCGGGGCGTAG
- a CDS encoding fimbrial protein — protein sequence MQKRIISAAVLVAMGLVSLVSLKAHAADGTITINGAVSDTTCSINGVAAGSPANITATLPTVPTGSLSTAGATAGTSNLGDIQLTLSGCSGAATKAVARFENGPTVDQSSGNLLNQSAGSPAQNVEVRLLNAQMQPINILSNANNDVATNGAAISGGAAVLNYFAQYYATGKAQPGSVNSTVQYTMQYQ from the coding sequence ATGCAAAAGCGCATCATTTCCGCAGCCGTCCTCGTCGCCATGGGCCTCGTCAGCCTCGTCTCGCTGAAGGCGCATGCCGCCGACGGCACGATCACGATCAACGGCGCGGTGTCGGACACGACCTGCTCGATCAACGGCGTCGCAGCAGGTTCGCCCGCCAACATCACGGCGACCTTGCCGACCGTTCCGACGGGCTCGCTGTCGACGGCTGGCGCAACGGCCGGCACGTCGAACCTCGGCGACATCCAGTTGACGCTGAGCGGCTGCTCGGGCGCGGCGACGAAAGCGGTCGCACGCTTCGAAAACGGCCCGACCGTCGACCAGAGCAGCGGCAATCTGCTCAACCAGTCGGCTGGCTCGCCCGCGCAGAACGTCGAAGTGCGTCTGCTGAACGCGCAGATGCAACCGATCAACATTCTGAGCAACGCGAACAACGACGTCGCCACCAACGGCGCGGCGATTTCGGGCGGCGCAGCGGTGCTGAACTACTTCGCGCAGTACTACGCGACGGGCAAGGCGCAGCCGGGCAGTGTGAACTCGACGGTTCAATACACAATGCAGTATCAGTAA
- a CDS encoding fimbrial biogenesis chaperone — translation MKTMGRLLAGFGMACALFAGAAHASVTIGGTRVVYPLDQREVTVKLDNDSRTPSLVQVWMDDGNADTKPADSKTPFVITPPIFRMDAGKSQTLRVMFTGEALPQDRESVYWLNVLDVPPKADVAPDTNTLQFAYRTRVKVFVRPPKLQGKPDDAPRQLDWKVVPAPQGKGQALAVSNPTAYYVSFSEIAVSANGRTYKNDQGGMVPPHGKQIIDVPQMSGVQSGKVHYMAINDFGGAIEGDASIAP, via the coding sequence ATGAAAACGATGGGTCGGTTGCTGGCGGGGTTCGGTATGGCTTGCGCGCTGTTTGCTGGCGCGGCGCACGCGAGCGTGACGATCGGCGGCACGCGGGTCGTGTATCCGCTCGATCAGCGCGAGGTGACGGTCAAGCTGGACAACGACAGCCGCACGCCGTCGCTGGTGCAGGTGTGGATGGACGACGGCAACGCCGATACGAAACCCGCCGACAGCAAGACGCCCTTCGTCATCACGCCGCCGATCTTCCGCATGGACGCGGGCAAGTCGCAGACGCTGCGCGTCATGTTCACGGGCGAGGCATTGCCGCAGGATCGCGAGTCGGTGTACTGGCTCAACGTGCTGGACGTGCCGCCGAAGGCCGACGTCGCGCCCGACACGAATACGCTGCAATTCGCCTACCGCACGCGAGTCAAGGTGTTCGTGCGTCCGCCGAAGCTGCAAGGCAAGCCGGACGACGCGCCTCGACAGCTCGACTGGAAGGTCGTCCCGGCGCCGCAAGGCAAGGGGCAGGCGCTCGCGGTGTCGAATCCGACCGCGTATTACGTGTCGTTCAGCGAGATCGCCGTGTCGGCCAACGGCAGGACGTACAAGAACGACCAGGGCGGCATGGTTCCGCCGCACGGCAAGCAGATCATCGACGTGCCGCAAATGAGCGGCGTGCAGTCCGGCAAGGTCCACTACATGGCGATCAACGATTTCGGCGGCGCCATCGAGGGCGACGCGTCGATCGCGCCTTGA